A window of Babylonia areolata isolate BAREFJ2019XMU chromosome 2, ASM4173473v1, whole genome shotgun sequence contains these coding sequences:
- the LOC143298535 gene encoding uncharacterized protein LOC143298535, with the protein MGDGKRKGEGQSARNAASSPPQQCSQAASAATAAGPKAGSKRLKLSSVQDGRDGVLVCGGSSGVGVGVGGVPGSLTVPPSPYVPVITDLSGYRTDRRHPDTAPNVLSPSHTENTSSSPSSSKATSVSTLPQQTQPLSSSSSRKRKQTKNPSSSSSSADSSTTTTTTTKPPPPPPLTPAVDPAVHYPHHPYPHNPHHPHHHQHPHHQRTMESRSPDNNSNGSSSGGGCGGGNGGGGGILYDAQGNPRARNSANARERDRTHSVNTAFLTLRTLIPTEPADRKLSKIETLRLAASYIAHLSTVLMVGAEGVDQPCIKHHAMLRGVHAGAGGGGVGGGPGGGVGDSPMPKPVCTFCLSASRNRPVRPESCMFKDVRHAMPIGTRR; encoded by the coding sequence ATGGGGGacgggaagaggaagggggagggtcaGTCAGCAAGGAACGCAGCGTCTTCCCCGCCCCAGCAGTGCAGCcaggcagcatcagcagcaacagcagcaggaccCAAGGCGGGCAGCAAACGGCTCAAGTTGTCGTCAGTGCAGGATGGTCGAGACGGGGTGTTGGTGTGCGGTGGCAGCAGCGGTGTCGGAGTCGGCGTCGGCGGCGTGCCCGGCTCCCTGACCGTTCCCCCCTCGCCTTACGTGCCCGTCATCACCGACCTGTCCGGATACAGGACTGACCGACGTCATCCAGACACCGCCCCCAACGTGCTCagcccctcacacacagagaacacctcctcttccccctcctcctccaaggcCACCTCCGTGTCCACCCTCCCCCAGCAAACTCAacccctatcctcctcctcctcccggaAGCGGAAACAGACCAAGAacccttcatcctcctcttcttctgcggactcctccaccaccacaaccacgacgaccaaacctcctcctccccctcccctcaccccagcGGTGGATCCCGCcgtccactacccccaccacccctacccccacaacccccaccaccctcaccaccaccagcaccctcaCCACCAGAGAACGATGGAGTCCAGGTCGccggacaacaacagcaacggcagcagcagcggtggtggcTGTGGCGGCGGTAACGGCGGCGGCGGAGGTATTCTGTACGACGCCCAGGGCAACCCGCGGGCGCGGAACTCGGCCAACGCGCGGGAGCGGGACCGGACCCACAGTGTCAACACGGCCTTCCTGACGCTGCGCACCCTCATCCCCACCGAGCCGGCCGACCGGAAGCTGTCCAAGATCGAGACCCTCCGGCTGGCGGCCTCTTACATCGCTCACCTGTCCACAGTGCTGATGGTGGGCGCGGAGGGCGTGGACCAGCCCTGCATCAAGCACCACGCCATGCTCCGGGGGGTGCACGCCGGGgccggaggaggaggggtggggggcggccccgggggaggtgtgggggactCGCCCATGCCCAAGCCCGTCTGCACCTTCTGCCTTTCGGCGTCCCGGAACAGACCG